The following is a genomic window from Pelobacter seleniigenes DSM 18267.
GGGCATCGTCGAGCCGGTCTTCGGACATATTTGTGAAGCCATCGGGATCAGACGCTTCACCCTGCGTAGCAAGGCCAAGGTCAACGGACAGTGGCAGCTGATGGCCATGCTACACAATCTGACCAAGATTCACCGATTTGGAGCAATCGCGTAGAGAAAGTCCCATGAAATCAGAGATAAATCAGAAAGATGGAGTATAAAAAACTCAACAAGACCATTTCTTCTGAAGGAACCAGACTTGTGGCTGAAAAGCCCATCGGCCGATAATCGGCTATAACAACATTCAGGATCTGAGCTGTAGGGTGTTGGTGCTTAGGTTTTCCTACAGGCTCGTTGCTTCAGCTATCGGAACTATGGAGGCTCTTGCTATGCCAGCCAGCTCTTCACTTGTCGAGCTTACCAAAGACGAACATCCGACGGTAAGACGTGAAGCAATCAACGTATTACCTAAAATTAAATACGAAGGTCCAGATTATATAGTGCAACTTGAGACTATAGCTGCTTCTGATAGTAATATTTTCAACCAAAAGGCTGCAAAAGAAATATTGCAAAGCATTCAAAATGGCCATTAAGTATATTCCGTAACTATCGCATCAACCGGTGGGAACAGTGTTAGGCTAAAGTCGCAAGAAGTATAGAGATGCGAAACGCCCTACCTCCACCCGGACGGCTTT
Proteins encoded in this region:
- a CDS encoding HEAT repeat domain-containing protein gives rise to the protein MPASSSLVELTKDEHPTVRREAINVLPKIKYEGPDYIVQLETIAASDSNIFNQKAAKEILQSIQNGH